The following nucleotide sequence is from Streptomyces brevispora.
CGATCTGCTCGAAGGCCGGCGCTACATCCTCGGGCACCGGACGCCGCGCCCGCTGCTCGTCAACGCGGTCGTGGTCAACGGCCTGATCATGGCCTCCGGGCCACTGCTCGCCGTGCTCCTGCTGGCCACCGTGACCAGTCCCCGCACCGCGATCGCCGCCGCCGGAGTCCTTCTCCCGGCCACCCCGCTGCTGCTGCCGCGCCGCGCGAAGGTGCCCGGGAAGAAGCTCACCGGAGTCGAGGAAGCCGCGTGAACGACATGGTCCGGCAACCGGCCGGCGATCACCGGCCCGCTCGGTTCGGACAACGAGCAGCACCTGCCACCGGTCCGCGACAGCCGGTTCCGTCCTGCTAGAGGGCGCCGCCGAGGAACGCGGACCTGGCTGCTGCTGTAGCCGACTGGGCGTGCGAGGTGCCCGCGGGTGACGTGTTGCTGTGCGTGAGCGAGCTGGCCACCAATGCGCTCGTGCACGGCGTGCCGCCCGGGCGCGGGTTCCGTGTCCGTCTGTACTGGGAGCGGGCCGGTGGCAGGCTCCGTATCGAGATGCATGACAGTGGCGCCGGTGCGGCCCCGACCGCCCGATGCCCCGCGCCCGACGCGGAAGGCGGGCGCGGGCTGCTGTTGGTGTCGGCGCTTGCAGCGGCGTGGGGAGTGGGGGAGCGGGACCCCGGCAAGGTCGTCTGGTGCGAGTTTGCCGCTTCGGCAAGGATGTTTGCCGTACTGGTCTCCAACGCGCACCATCTCCCGTAGATGGAGGTGTTTCGCATGAGCGACATGACGACGCAGATGTACGACGTAGTGGTGATCGGTGGCGGGGCCGCCGGGCTGAGCGCGGCCCTGACGCTGTCGCGGGCCCGGCGTTCGGTGCTGGTGATCGACGCGGGCAGCCCGCGCAACGCACCCGCGTCCCACGCGCACAACTACCTGGGCCGCGAGGGCATCGCGCCCGGGCAGCTTCTGGCCATCGGCCGGGAAGAGGCTTCCGGGTACGGGGCCGAGATCGTCGAGGGTGAGGCAGTGGCGGCCGAGAAGCTGCCGGGCGGGGCCGGGTTCCGGGTCGTACGGGAGGACGGGATCGCCGTCACGGCGCGCCGTCTCCTCGTCACGACCGGGCTCGTCGACGAACTGCCGCCGATCCCCGGCCTCGCCGAGCGGTGGGGGCGGGACGTGCTGCACTGCCCGTACTGCCACGGCTGGGAGGTGCGGGACCTGCCGGTCGGCATCGTGGCCCTGAGCCCGATGGCCGTGCACCAGGCGCTGCTCTGGCGGCAGTGGAGCGACGACGTCACCCTCTTCCTCCACCACGCGCCCGAGCCCGGCGACGAGGAGTACGAGCAGCTCGCCGCGCGCGGCATCGCCGTCGTGGACGGCGAGGTGACCGGCCTCGAGGTGAGCGGGGACCGGCTCACCGGGGTACGGCTGGCCGACGGCCGGGTCGTGCCGCGCGCGGCCGTGGTGGTCCAGCCGCGCTTCACCGCACGGTCCGGGGTCCTGGACGGCCTCGGCCTGCACGCCACCGCGCTGGAGGTGGGCGGTCACACCGTCGGTACGTACATCGCGGCCGATCCGGCCGGTGCGACCGAGGTGCCCGGGGTCTGGGTCGCCGGTAACGTCACCAACCTGATGGAGCAGGTCATCGGCGCCGCCGCGGCCGGGCAGAAGGCGGGCGCCGCCATCAACGGGCACCTGATGACCGAAGATGTCCGTCGTGCGGTCGAGGCCCGCCGCGCACCCTTCTCGGCGGAGGCCGAGCGCCAGGTCTGCGAGAAGACGCTCGGAAGCCGCCGTCACGGACTGCAGGAGACACGATGACGACCGACAGCACGAAGTCCGACGCGGAACTCTGGGACGAGCGCTACCGGGAGAGCCACCGGATCTGGAGCGGGAAGCCCAATGCCGCGCTCGTCCGTGAAGTGGAGGGCCTGGCGCCGGGGCGCGCCCTCGACCTCGGGTGCGGCGAGGGGGCCGACGCGGTCTGGCTCGCGCGCGGGGGCTGGCAGGTCACCGCCACGGACATCTCGCGCGTAGCCCTCGACCGGGCCGCCGAACACGCGGCCGACGCGGGGGTCGCCGACCGTATCGACTGGCAGTTCCACGACCTCGGGGTCTCCTTCCCCGAGGGGGAGTACGACCTCGTCTCCGCCCAGTTCCTGCACTCGATGGGCGACCTGCCGCGCGAGGAGATCCTGCGGCGGGCCGCCGCGGCCGTCGCACCCGGCGGAGTGCTCCTGATCGTCGGCCACGCCGGCTTCCCGCCATGGAAGCACGACCACGCGGACATGGAACTCCCCACCACCGACGAGGTGCTCGCATCCCTCGAACTCCCGGCGGGGCAGTGGGACGTACTGCTCAGCGAGGAACACGAGCGCATCCAGAACGACCCGGACGGGAACCCCACCACCCGTACCGACAACGCGCTGAAGGTCCGCCGCCGCTGACGGCGGGTCACGAGATGTGCGTGCCGGACGGCTCGGACCGGTCAGCGCGCCGATCCGTCCGGCATCCAGGTCAGGAACTGACCTGTACGACTCCTAACGTGGACCTCGAACGGCGGAACAGGAACTACCGAAGGCAGAGATCATGAACTCGAACGTCAATGAGCCGGACACCCGCGACGCCGCCGCCCCGGCCGTCACCGGCGAGCGCGCCGACCTGCTGGAGGCGCTGGCCAAGCAGCGTCACTTCCTGCGCTTCACCACCCGCGACCTCACCGACGAGCAGGCCGGACTGCGGCCCACCGCCGGTGAACTGTGCCTGGGTGGTCTGATCAAGCACGTCACCAAGGTCGAAGAGAGCTGGGCGGGCTTCATCCTGCACGGGGCTTCGGCGATGCCGGACTTCACCGCCATGACCGAGGCCGACTGGGCCCGACGGGCCGACGAGTTCCGGATGCTGCCCGGAGAGACGCTCGAAGGTGTGCTGGCCGACTACGAGAAGGCGGCCGGCC
It contains:
- a CDS encoding DinB family protein; this encodes MNSNVNEPDTRDAAAPAVTGERADLLEALAKQRHFLRFTTRDLTDEQAGLRPTAGELCLGGLIKHVTKVEESWAGFILHGASAMPDFTAMTEADWARRADEFRMLPGETLEGVLADYEKAAGRIDELIATLPDLGVTHALPKAPWNEAGARWSARRVLMHLLAETAQHAGHADIIRESLDGAKTMG
- a CDS encoding SAM-dependent methyltransferase; translated protein: MTTDSTKSDAELWDERYRESHRIWSGKPNAALVREVEGLAPGRALDLGCGEGADAVWLARGGWQVTATDISRVALDRAAEHAADAGVADRIDWQFHDLGVSFPEGEYDLVSAQFLHSMGDLPREEILRRAAAAVAPGGVLLIVGHAGFPPWKHDHADMELPTTDEVLASLELPAGQWDVLLSEEHERIQNDPDGNPTTRTDNALKVRRR
- a CDS encoding NAD(P)/FAD-dependent oxidoreductase, which translates into the protein MTTQMYDVVVIGGGAAGLSAALTLSRARRSVLVIDAGSPRNAPASHAHNYLGREGIAPGQLLAIGREEASGYGAEIVEGEAVAAEKLPGGAGFRVVREDGIAVTARRLLVTTGLVDELPPIPGLAERWGRDVLHCPYCHGWEVRDLPVGIVALSPMAVHQALLWRQWSDDVTLFLHHAPEPGDEEYEQLAARGIAVVDGEVTGLEVSGDRLTGVRLADGRVVPRAAVVVQPRFTARSGVLDGLGLHATALEVGGHTVGTYIAADPAGATEVPGVWVAGNVTNLMEQVIGAAAAGQKAGAAINGHLMTEDVRRAVEARRAPFSAEAERQVCEKTLGSRRHGLQETR
- a CDS encoding ATP-binding protein, whose amino-acid sequence is MAAAVADWACEVPAGDVLLCVSELATNALVHGVPPGRGFRVRLYWERAGGRLRIEMHDSGAGAAPTARCPAPDAEGGRGLLLVSALAAAWGVGERDPGKVVWCEFAASARMFAVLVSNAHHLP